One genomic window of Hippocampus zosterae strain Florida chromosome 12, ASM2543408v3, whole genome shotgun sequence includes the following:
- the slitrk5b gene encoding SLIT and NTRK-like protein 5, with amino-acid sequence MHLWIACVLLSAAAVSPAGMSDEGICERLCACEEREGTLTVSCENRGIGSISEINQLNFPQYHLLLTGNVLRKLAADDFLEYRGLTILHLGNNEIAEVEAGAFNGLQGLKRLHLNNNKIDALKEELFWGLESLEYLQLDYNYITQVAPNALGGLRHLEVLILNDNLISTLPVNIFQHVPLTHLDLRGNQLKVLPYSGLLEHMNSVVELQLEENPWNCSCDLIALKTWLESISYTALVGDVVCEFPFRLHGRDLDEVSKQELCPRRAIAEYEMPPQPHFSTDGNYRSTPALATAPLTSSGIARSSSRPTKGPRQSGKLKSKPTTRLAANKPQNYGQIISYQTKSPVPLDCPSACTCNLQISDLGLNVNCQERKIEQISDLEPKPYNPKKMYLTGNYIPVVRRSDFIEATGLDLLHLGNNRIAQIHDRAFGDLTHLRRLYLNGNLIDHLTADIFFGLESLQFLYLEYNVIKEVTADTFQHVPKLQLLFLNNNLLKTLPAGAFHGLTLARLNLRSNHLRYLPVSGVLDQLTALVQVDLYENPWDCSCSILDLKMWLEQLSTGTVVNNVICGSPKRLAGEDMRYIKTANFCPNNSAVLASMIPPSEESFPGSTITIETSLDSDTQYSAIPLSVMILALLLMFILSVFVAAGLFVTMRKRHLKSQNEQNNSMNACISSLNMEYGLYKKGSVPKVRTSAGHVYEYIPPASEQTSRTTGHASANSKSAEGFRDFDELSGPFLGNSDEEAASNVIGSEYSTSASEPLNKPSGMKQDDPSHYREVLDPEQKPHYSHTLPCRHAARPASQYASDLDARPRYVHPDRVQQTILYCTTPSTVYVEPNRSEYWELKAKLHIDPDYLEVLEKRTTFTQF; translated from the coding sequence ATGCATCTTTGGATCGCTTGTGTTTTGCTGAGCGCCGCCGCTGTATCTCCAGCAGGGATGTCTGATGAAGGCATATGTGAACGACTGTGTGCCTGCGAGGAGAGAGAGGGGACACTCACTGTGAGCTGTGAGAACAGGGGCATCGGGAGCATCTCCGAAATAAACCAGCTCAACTTCCCCCAGTATCATCTGCTGCTCACTGGGAATGTTTTAAGAAAGCTTGCCGCCGACGACTTTCTTGAATATCGAGGACTCACCATATTGCACCTGGGAAATAATGAGATAGCCGAGGTGGAAGCTGGAGCTTTTAATGGACTTCAAGGATTGAAGCGATTACATctcaacaataacaaaattGATGCCTTGAAGGAGGAGCTGTTCTGGGGCCTTGAAAGTCTGGAGTATCTGCAGCTTGATTATAATTACATCACTCAAGTGGCCCCCAATGCTCTGGGCGGACTTCGACACCTGGAGGTGTTGATTCTGAATGACAACTTGATATCGACTCTGCCTGTGAACATCTTCCAGCATGTCCCACTGACTCATCTTGACTTGAGGGGGAATCAGCTGAAAGTCCTCCCCTACTCGGGTCTGCTGGAGCACATGAACAGCGTGGTGGAGCTGCAGCTGGAGGAAAACCCGTGGAACTGCTCCTGTGACCTGATCGCCCTCAAAACGTGGCTGGAGAGCATTTCGTACACGGCGTTGGTGGGCGACGTCGTTTGCGAGTTCCCCTTTCGTCTTCATGGGAGGGATCTCGATGAGGTCTCAAAGCAAGAGTTGTGTCCCAGAAGAGCCATCGCTGAATACGAGATGCCACCGCAGCCGCATTTCAGCACGGACGGCAACTACAGGAGTACGCCGGCCCTCGCGACGGCTCCCTTAACCTCGTCTGGCATTGCAAGATCTTCGTCAAGGCCCACCAAGGGACCTCGGCAGTCAGgtaaattaaaatcaaaaccGACGACTCGACTGGCGGCAAACAAACCCCAGAATTATGGCCAAATTATTTCCTATCAAACAAAATCTCCTGTGCCTTTGGACTGCCCGTCGGCCTGCACCTGCAACCTTCAGATTTCAGACCTCGGCCTCAACGTCAACTGCCAGGAGCGAAAGATCGAGCAGATTTCCGATTTAGAGCCCAAACCTTACAACCCCAAAAAGATGTATCTCACCGGGAATTATATCCCTGTGGTGAGAAGATCAGATTTCATTGAGGCAACTGGATTGGATTTGCTTCATCTGGGCAACAATCGCATCGCTCAAATCCATGACAGAGCTTTTGGTGATTTGACTCATCTCAGGAGACTCTACCTTAATGGGAATTTGATAGACCATCTTACGGCCGATATCTTCTTTGGACTAGAGAGCCTGCAGTTCCTATATTTAGAATACAATGTCATTAAGGAAGTCACTGCAGACACATTCCAGCACGTCCCTAAACTCCAGCTCCTGTTTCTCAACAACAACCTCTTGAAAACATTACCAGCGGGAGCATTTCACGGTCTCACGTTGGCCCGCCTCAATCTTCGCAGCAACCACCTGCGATACCTGCCGGTCAGCGGTGTGCTCGATCAGCTCACGGCACTGGTGCAGGTGGATTTGTACGAAAACCCCTGGGATTGCTCGTGTAGCATTCTCGACCTGAAGATGTGGCTCGAGCAGCTCAGCACGGGCACCGTTGTCAACAATGTCATCTGTGGCTCGCCCAAGAGGCTCGCTGGGGAAGACATGCGATACATCAAGACAGCTAATTTTTGCCCTAATAACTCGGCCGTACTGGCGTCAATGATTCCCCCCTCAGAGGAATCCTTCCCGGGCAGCACCATCACTATCGAAACGTCACTCGACTCCGACACACAGTACAGTGCCATCCCTTTATCCGTGATGATTCTTGCCCTCCTGCTCATGTTTAttttgtccgtgtttgtggcTGCAGGGCTGTTTGTAACAATGAGAAAGAGACACCTGAAGAGTCAGAACGAGCAGAATAACTCCATGAACGCGTGTATTAGCTCTCTTAACATGGAGTATGGACTGTATAAAAAGGGATCTGTCCCAAAGGTCAGAACGTCGGCTGGCCACGTGTATGAGTACATTCCACCCGCCTCGGAGCAAACAAGCAGAACCACAGGCCACGCTTCTGCCAATAGCAAATCCGCCGAGGGGTTTCGGGACTTTGACGAGCTAAGCGGCCCCTTTCTGGGGAACTCGGACGAAGAAGCAGCGAGTAATGTAATAGGCTCGGAATACAGCACCAGCGCTTCGGAGCCTCTCAATAAGCCTTCCGGCATGAAACAAGATGATCCATCGCACTACAGAGAAGTCCTCGATCCTGAGCAGAAGCCGCACTACAGCCATACGCTACCTTGCAGGCACGCAGCACGTCCGGCCAGTCAGTACGCATCAGACCTTGATGCAAGGCCTCGGTATGTGCATCCTGACAGGGTACAACAGACAATCCTGTACTGCACAACGCCAAGTACTGTTTATGTGGAGCCAAACAGAAGTGAGTATTGGGAACTGAAGGCAAAGCTTCACATTGATCCGGATTATCTTGAGGTTCttgaaaaaagaacaacatttaCACAGTTTTAA